One Candidatus Cardinium hertigii DNA window includes the following coding sequences:
- a CDS encoding UDP-N-acetylmuramoyl-L-alanyl-D-glutamate--2,6-diaminopimelate ligase, with protein sequence MKILQELLVGLTVKEVVGSTDKPIAALCLDSRQAMAHTCFIALTGTQVDGHQYISVAVEAGSTAIVVTVLPTVLQEAVTYIVVEDSKQALGKMAANFYDHPSKQLKVIAVTGTNGKTTIVHLLHGMARQMNHKAGMFSSIHNKILDQIYPASHTTPDALQLQAALQRMVQAGCGYCFMEASSHALVQERLAGMHCTAAIFSNITHEHLDYHLDFAAYIKAKKKLFDRLPAPALALVNQQDRNSAIMLQNCKAQKFTFSVGNAADFSAKVITHTLQGLEMEIAQQRIWFRLIGLFNASNILAAYAMAQLLGWDSQQSLLALSAIPPILGRMNCITSGPHKLSQQITVPENEKKKQHRKQPQVIIDYAHTPDALAKVMTTLRSLLPANGRLLTVMGCGGNRDQQKRALIGKLLVDHSDLAIFTSDNPREEDLQEIIYAMQQGVPIAARTKLLIVMDRTIAIQTACLLAQPNDIVLVVGKGHQHYEEIKGTKHYFCEPEIIQQFFRDQNSA encoded by the coding sequence ATGAAAATATTACAAGAATTACTCGTAGGCTTAACAGTAAAAGAAGTGGTAGGCTCCACAGATAAGCCTATTGCTGCGCTCTGTTTGGATAGCCGACAGGCAATGGCCCATACCTGTTTTATTGCCCTAACAGGTACCCAAGTAGATGGCCATCAATATATATCAGTTGCTGTAGAAGCCGGTAGCACTGCCATTGTAGTTACTGTTTTACCTACTGTGCTACAGGAAGCTGTCACCTATATTGTGGTTGAGGATAGCAAACAAGCTTTAGGTAAAATGGCCGCAAATTTTTATGATCATCCTAGCAAACAATTAAAAGTAATAGCTGTTACAGGTACCAATGGCAAAACTACTATCGTACACCTATTGCATGGTATGGCCAGACAAATGAACCATAAAGCAGGTATGTTTTCAAGCATACACAATAAAATTTTGGATCAGATCTATCCGGCTAGCCATACCACACCAGATGCTTTACAGCTGCAAGCAGCGTTACAGCGAATGGTACAGGCAGGCTGTGGGTACTGCTTTATGGAAGCTAGCTCCCATGCGCTTGTACAAGAAAGATTAGCAGGTATGCATTGTACTGCTGCTATTTTTTCTAATATTACACATGAGCATCTAGACTACCATCTTGATTTTGCAGCTTATATTAAAGCTAAAAAAAAGCTTTTTGATAGGCTCCCTGCTCCAGCACTTGCGCTGGTAAATCAACAAGACCGCAATAGTGCTATTATGCTACAGAATTGTAAAGCGCAGAAATTTACCTTTTCAGTGGGCAATGCGGCAGACTTTAGCGCCAAAGTTATCACGCATACGCTACAGGGCCTAGAAATGGAAATAGCGCAACAACGGATTTGGTTTCGATTGATTGGTCTATTCAATGCAAGCAATATATTGGCGGCTTATGCTATGGCACAGCTATTAGGATGGGATAGCCAACAAAGCTTACTCGCTTTATCGGCTATTCCACCCATTTTAGGTAGGATGAATTGTATAACCAGTGGACCGCACAAGTTAAGCCAGCAGATAACCGTGCCAGAAAACGAAAAAAAGAAGCAGCATCGGAAGCAGCCCCAAGTCATTATAGACTATGCGCATACACCAGATGCATTGGCAAAAGTGATGACTACTTTGCGGTCCCTATTGCCTGCTAATGGCAGATTGTTAACTGTCATGGGCTGTGGGGGCAACCGCGACCAACAAAAAAGAGCGCTCATCGGCAAACTATTAGTGGATCATAGTGATTTAGCTATATTTACCAGTGATAATCCCCGTGAGGAAGACCTACAGGAAATTATATATGCCATGCAGCAAGGCGTACCGATAGCAGCCCGTACCAAACTGTTGATTGTAATGGACAGAACGATAGCCATTCAAACTGCTTGCCTGCTTGCCCAACCGAACGATATCGTTTTAGTAGTTGGAAAAGGACACCAGCATTATGAAGAAATCAAAGGAACAAAACATTACTTCTGTGAACCAGAAATAATTCAGCAGTTCTTCCGTGATCAAAACAGCGCGTAA
- a CDS encoding site-specific tyrosine recombinase: MREIRVSYGYMTDEWKIFLQQFAIYLRLECSLSEHSIIAYLTDVRKFAQFIAQQRLSPLVVTPLHVRAFLETLHTANIQAASQARLLSALRSFYRFIALEHPVVNPLLHIEHPQLGRSLPTILSPMQIDTMLKTIEDGTPIGIRNRAIIETLYSTGMRVSELVTLPISHIYFEESFVRIIGKGNKERLVPIGAPALKYISLYIKDIRTHKTIKPGYHDCLFLSRRGKGLTRVMVFLMVQTVARKAGIRAEVSPHAFRHAFATHLLEGGADLRAIQEMLGHSSITTTEIYTHLDKDYLKQVMQMYHPRNQTLESV; encoded by the coding sequence ATGAGGGAGATAAGGGTTTCCTATGGTTATATGACAGATGAATGGAAAATATTTCTACAACAATTCGCAATTTATTTACGTTTAGAGTGTTCGCTTTCTGAACATTCTATTATAGCTTATTTAACTGATGTAAGGAAATTTGCACAGTTTATAGCACAACAACGCCTCTCTCCACTTGTTGTTACGCCCTTACATGTCCGTGCCTTTTTAGAAACATTACATACAGCTAACATACAAGCTGCTAGCCAAGCAAGATTACTGTCCGCATTGCGTAGTTTTTATAGGTTTATAGCGCTGGAGCATCCCGTGGTAAACCCGCTGCTGCATATAGAACACCCGCAACTGGGTCGCTCCCTCCCTACTATTCTATCCCCCATGCAAATCGACACGATGCTAAAGACAATAGAAGATGGCACACCCATTGGCATACGCAATCGCGCTATTATAGAAACCTTGTATAGTACAGGCATGCGCGTTTCTGAATTGGTCACACTGCCCATTAGCCATATCTATTTCGAAGAAAGCTTTGTACGTATTATAGGCAAAGGCAATAAAGAACGATTGGTGCCCATTGGCGCCCCAGCACTAAAGTATATTTCCTTGTATATAAAAGATATACGTACACATAAAACCATTAAACCAGGATACCATGATTGCCTTTTTCTAAGCCGAAGAGGAAAGGGCCTAACCAGAGTAATGGTTTTCTTAATGGTACAAACAGTAGCAAGAAAGGCCGGTATCCGTGCAGAAGTGAGTCCGCATGCTTTTAGGCATGCTTTTGCTACCCATTTGCTAGAAGGAGGTGCCGATCTGCGTGCTATACAAGAAATGCTAGGACATAGCTCTATTACTACTACTGAAATATATACCCATCTAGATAAAGATTACCTTAAACAAGTGATGCAAATGTATCATCCAAGAAACCAAACGTTAGAAAGCGTATAG
- a CDS encoding rhomboid family intramembrane serine protease — MATFQKDTKTKDPFEEKKGKGSFLIPRKDFFVTPIILDLNILLYLIMVCKGIGITSFKARDLLNWGANHGPSIGNGQWWRLLTSTFIHGGSMHLLCNMLSLFSVGALLEPLLGRFKYVIAYIATGMLASSISMWWHPETISVGASGAIFGLYGVLVTLLLFKTFDKELNKELLSNTLFFLGYNLLQGSMDNCIDNAAHIGGLLTGCIIGWPLGISLKKRNLKENHQ; from the coding sequence ATGGCAACTTTTCAAAAAGATACCAAAACAAAAGATCCTTTCGAAGAAAAAAAAGGTAAAGGCTCTTTTCTTATTCCCAGGAAAGATTTTTTTGTAACCCCCATCATCCTCGATTTAAACATACTGCTATACCTCATAATGGTATGCAAAGGAATTGGTATTACATCGTTCAAGGCAAGAGACCTATTAAACTGGGGGGCCAATCATGGACCATCCATTGGGAATGGTCAATGGTGGCGCTTACTTACGAGTACTTTCATTCATGGCGGATCCATGCACCTTTTATGCAATATGTTATCACTATTTTCTGTTGGTGCCTTGTTAGAGCCACTACTTGGACGGTTTAAGTATGTGATTGCTTATATAGCTACCGGCATGCTTGCAAGCAGTATCAGTATGTGGTGGCACCCGGAAACCATCAGCGTTGGTGCTTCCGGCGCTATTTTCGGTTTGTATGGTGTATTAGTTACCTTACTGTTATTTAAAACATTTGATAAAGAATTGAATAAAGAACTCTTATCAAACACATTATTCTTTCTTGGGTATAACCTATTACAAGGCTCTATGGACAACTGCATAGACAATGCCGCACATATTGGCGGTTTACTAACCGGTTGCATAATTGGATGGCCGTTAGGTATTTCGCTAAAAAAAAGAAACCTGAAGGAAAATCACCAGTAA
- a CDS encoding 1-acyl-sn-glycerol-3-phosphate acyltransferase: MRYSISRLLERWAQKLAIALVHRLGWSIHNLSHPTVKKAVVVLAPHTSNWDFFYGMLFRFSCPSLPIRFAIKKEVMFFPLSYLMKALGAIPIDRSGQQLGKKQSSRVTFMVELFNRADKLLLIIAPEGTRKCVRRWKTGFYRIAEAANVPIILGYIDYAQKTMGLGPFFYPTGNIETDIATIQDFYRPISGKHPEQGVR, from the coding sequence ATGAGGTATAGTATAAGCCGTTTACTGGAGAGGTGGGCACAAAAGTTAGCCATTGCGCTGGTACATCGGTTAGGTTGGAGCATACACAACCTATCCCATCCAACAGTTAAGAAGGCAGTTGTCGTATTGGCGCCGCATACTAGCAACTGGGATTTCTTTTACGGTATGTTATTTAGATTTAGTTGTCCCTCTCTACCCATTAGATTTGCGATTAAAAAAGAGGTGATGTTTTTCCCACTTTCCTACCTTATGAAGGCATTAGGTGCTATTCCTATAGATAGAAGCGGTCAGCAATTAGGTAAAAAGCAATCCAGTAGGGTAACTTTTATGGTAGAGTTGTTCAATAGAGCGGATAAACTTTTATTAATCATTGCGCCAGAAGGTACAAGAAAGTGCGTAAGGCGTTGGAAAACAGGGTTTTATAGGATAGCTGAAGCAGCCAATGTTCCCATTATTTTAGGATACATAGATTATGCACAAAAAACGATGGGATTGGGCCCTTTTTTTTATCCTACAGGTAATATAGAAACAGACATAGCAACCATACAAGATTTTTATAGGCCCATATCTGGTAAACATCCGGAGCAGGGGGTACGTTGA
- a CDS encoding penicillin-binding protein: protein MRARVTLLSVVLVMLVITGKIIYLQFLQKGIWYHRVQTTQLAYKPIAASRGNIYADDGSLLATSLPFYTVALDPTIVSEALFQQAIVPLSQKLADFYGDAPPTYYKMRITEARNAKRKYVCLNRKCITYQEKKKMLQWPIFRQGKFKGGVIFEEQYKRYNPFQELARRTIGTHKETASTGLEYAFNKWLSGRNGQALYQKITGGNWKPVEGHTTVQPMHGGDITTTIDIQLQDVTHNSLQTVLEQTNAQHGCAIVMEVATGAIKAMANLSRMPSGKYIEAYNYAVGHQGSIEPGSIFKLVSMLALLEETGWALTEPIDTGEGKVKFYNSWMRDVKKGGYGLLTLQELFEKSSNVGFALVTQQQFGTNPQKFINYIEQLNLHRPLGIELMGEGRPYMVTPKSKSWSLITLPWLSIGYNIQLTPLQLLALYNAVANKGKMVKPRLVQSIQTADGTIQRTPIVTLKEKICSEETLGKLKIMLEGTVERGLAQRIKHGFYKIAGKTGTAEKLVNGRYTNNHLTSFAGYFPANNPRYSCIIMVDSPQGEKTRFGAEVPAPIFKDIADRLAGKDLQARIPINGLGGIQATKPLQLSNKGAINELVFLYQSLQLPLPTTLQKGVSWGTIAVTAAHATCQPAREVSSTQEVPNVLHMQLRDALFLLEKHGLEVTVVGPIQGNVCKQSLPPYQKIEANRSITITIQ, encoded by the coding sequence TTGCGTGCTAGGGTAACCCTGCTGTCAGTAGTGCTGGTTATGCTAGTTATCACAGGGAAAATAATTTATTTGCAGTTTTTACAAAAAGGTATATGGTATCATCGTGTCCAAACTACGCAATTGGCTTATAAACCTATTGCCGCATCTCGTGGAAACATTTATGCGGATGATGGCTCCCTACTGGCAACTTCTCTGCCGTTCTATACCGTTGCATTGGATCCTACTATCGTTTCAGAAGCACTCTTTCAACAAGCAATCGTGCCGCTTAGCCAAAAATTAGCTGATTTTTATGGAGACGCTCCCCCAACTTACTACAAAATGCGCATCACAGAGGCGCGTAACGCAAAACGCAAATATGTATGCCTAAATAGGAAATGCATTACCTACCAGGAGAAGAAAAAAATGTTGCAATGGCCTATTTTTAGGCAAGGAAAATTTAAAGGGGGGGTAATTTTTGAGGAACAATATAAACGTTATAACCCTTTTCAAGAATTAGCTAGAAGAACTATTGGAACCCATAAAGAAACAGCTAGCACTGGCTTAGAATATGCTTTTAATAAATGGCTCAGTGGACGCAATGGACAAGCGCTCTACCAAAAAATAACAGGCGGAAATTGGAAACCGGTGGAGGGACATACTACGGTACAGCCTATGCATGGGGGCGATATTACTACTACTATTGATATTCAATTACAGGATGTAACACACAATAGTTTGCAAACTGTCCTAGAGCAAACCAATGCCCAACATGGTTGCGCTATCGTCATGGAGGTAGCTACAGGCGCTATCAAAGCTATGGCAAATTTATCCCGCATGCCATCCGGAAAATACATAGAAGCCTATAACTATGCAGTAGGACATCAGGGTAGTATAGAGCCGGGTTCTATTTTTAAATTGGTTTCCATGCTGGCTTTATTAGAAGAAACAGGATGGGCGCTCACAGAACCTATTGATACCGGTGAGGGGAAGGTTAAATTCTATAATAGCTGGATGCGTGATGTAAAAAAAGGGGGGTATGGCCTGCTTACCCTACAGGAGTTGTTTGAAAAATCTTCTAACGTGGGCTTTGCCCTAGTTACCCAACAACAATTTGGTACAAATCCTCAGAAATTCATTAATTATATTGAACAGCTGAATCTACACCGGCCGCTAGGTATTGAATTAATGGGGGAAGGAAGGCCCTATATGGTTACCCCTAAAAGTAAATCCTGGAGCCTTATTACCCTGCCTTGGTTAAGCATTGGTTACAATATTCAACTAACCCCTCTGCAGCTCTTGGCATTGTACAATGCCGTTGCCAATAAGGGCAAAATGGTTAAACCTAGGTTGGTGCAATCTATACAAACAGCGGATGGAACCATTCAACGCACGCCCATTGTTACCTTAAAAGAGAAGATTTGTTCAGAGGAAACATTAGGTAAGCTTAAAATTATGCTAGAAGGAACCGTGGAAAGGGGCCTTGCCCAGCGCATTAAACATGGGTTTTATAAAATAGCTGGCAAAACAGGAACCGCAGAAAAATTAGTAAATGGACGCTATACCAATAATCACCTTACCTCATTTGCCGGTTATTTCCCCGCGAATAATCCCCGCTATAGTTGTATTATTATGGTAGACAGTCCCCAAGGTGAAAAAACACGCTTTGGGGCAGAAGTACCGGCCCCTATCTTTAAGGATATCGCAGATAGACTAGCAGGCAAAGACTTGCAAGCAAGAATTCCCATTAATGGTTTAGGGGGAATCCAAGCAACCAAACCGCTGCAACTTTCCAATAAGGGCGCTATCAATGAATTGGTTTTCTTATACCAATCCCTACAGCTGCCGCTCCCTACTACCCTACAGAAGGGGGTATCATGGGGAACCATAGCTGTAACTGCGGCGCATGCTACCTGTCAACCTGCTAGGGAAGTATCCTCCACTCAAGAAGTTCCTAATGTATTGCACATGCAACTACGGGATGCCCTCTTTTTACTAGAAAAGCATGGGTTAGAAGTTACCGTAGTAGGACCGATACAAGGCAATGTATGCAAACAATCGCTCCCTCCCTATCAGAAAATAGAAGCGAATCGATCTATTACTATTACCATACAATAA
- a CDS encoding FtsL-like putative cell division protein, protein MKENTYKPIKNTTLFGWLTQVFHLNVALRQRIATHYARRLLYLLFLGLFYIWNAHYHEKMIYTINQLQPIVDDLRVKYMRLQSNYMLHSKQSTIAKRVAPLGIVESSIPPYIITIKPSVFPKWQPPKI, encoded by the coding sequence ATGAAAGAAAATACTTATAAGCCTATTAAAAACACAACTTTATTCGGTTGGCTAACGCAGGTTTTTCATTTGAACGTTGCTTTACGTCAACGCATTGCTACGCATTATGCCCGTCGGCTGTTGTATCTTTTGTTTTTGGGATTGTTTTATATTTGGAATGCACACTACCATGAAAAAATGATATATACCATCAACCAGCTGCAGCCTATCGTAGATGACCTTCGGGTAAAATATATGCGCCTACAATCCAACTACATGTTACACAGCAAACAATCAACCATAGCCAAACGTGTAGCACCTTTGGGTATCGTTGAAAGCAGCATACCGCCTTATATCATTACAATCAAACCCTCCGTTTTCCCTAAATGGCAGCCCCCAAAGATATAG